Proteins encoded within one genomic window of Haloplanus vescus:
- the gatC gene encoding Asp-tRNA(Asn)/Glu-tRNA(Gln) amidotransferase subunit GatC, which translates to MSETPVDPDEVRHVADLARIDLDEEEVDRFAVQFADILSYFDALDDVPEVDAEADLVNVMRPDEVREGLSQEEALQNAPETEDGYFKGPSVS; encoded by the coding sequence ATGAGCGAGACGCCGGTCGACCCCGACGAGGTACGCCACGTGGCCGACCTCGCGCGGATCGACCTCGACGAGGAGGAGGTGGACCGCTTCGCCGTGCAGTTCGCCGACATTCTCTCCTACTTCGACGCCCTCGACGACGTGCCCGAGGTGGACGCCGAGGCCGACCTGGTGAACGTCATGCGCCCCGACGAGGTGCGCGAGGGTCTGTCACAGGAGGAGGCGCTCCAGAACGCCCCGGAAACCGAGGACGGCTACTTCAAGGGACCGAGCGTCTCATGA
- a CDS encoding TrkH family potassium uptake protein — protein MAIRVDYRASLSLVGSVLKHLSVPLALPLAVAVAYGESVAPFLATIAVTITVGWWLERLRPEPDIGAREGFLMVAVTWLAVSVIGALPYLVEAHGLPGLAPATAPDSTLAHPANALFESMSGFTTTGATVLGQISLDAHGHGIMLWRQLTQWLGGMGIVVLAVAILPELSVGGAQLMDAEAPGPGIEKLTPRIAETARALWVAYLGFTVLEIVLLYGLHRAGMAPGMGVYNAVAHGLTTLPTGGFSPEARSIEAFSAAVQWLIIPFMVVAGTNFALFWHALTGDPKRLPGDSEFRFYVGAMAVLTGLVAAVLFVGHGISTAVPAGGTYDAAYLDGIRATLVGHVEPSLRHAAFQVVSLVTTTGYASIDFNAWGPSAQYLLLFGMFIGGSAGSTGGGIKVVRWYIILKSIRRELFTTAHPEAVRPVRLAGRTVDERAIRGVYAFTLLYFVLFFVATALLFLDAARMDLSLSVLEVMSAVAATLGNVGPGFGLVGPMGSYLDFSSPAKLFMIVLMWIGRLEILPVLVVLTPEYWRQ, from the coding sequence ATGGCGATTCGTGTCGATTACCGGGCGAGTCTGAGCCTCGTCGGGAGCGTCCTCAAACACCTCTCCGTACCGCTGGCGCTCCCGCTCGCCGTGGCAGTCGCCTACGGCGAGTCCGTCGCGCCGTTTCTCGCAACCATCGCGGTGACCATCACGGTCGGCTGGTGGCTGGAACGGCTCCGTCCCGAACCCGACATCGGCGCGCGCGAAGGCTTTCTGATGGTCGCGGTGACGTGGCTGGCGGTGTCGGTCATCGGCGCGCTCCCGTATCTGGTCGAGGCACACGGCCTCCCGGGTCTCGCCCCGGCGACGGCGCCGGACTCGACGCTCGCTCATCCCGCGAACGCGCTGTTCGAGAGTATGAGCGGATTCACGACGACGGGGGCGACCGTCCTCGGGCAGATTTCGCTCGACGCCCACGGCCACGGCATCATGCTCTGGCGACAGCTCACCCAGTGGCTCGGCGGGATGGGTATCGTCGTCCTCGCGGTGGCGATTCTGCCGGAGCTCTCGGTCGGCGGGGCGCAGTTGATGGACGCGGAAGCGCCGGGGCCGGGCATCGAGAAACTCACGCCGCGAATCGCGGAGACGGCGCGGGCGCTCTGGGTTGCGTATCTGGGATTCACCGTCCTCGAAATCGTGTTGCTCTACGGACTCCACCGCGCGGGGATGGCGCCCGGGATGGGCGTGTACAACGCCGTCGCCCACGGGTTGACGACGCTCCCGACCGGCGGATTCTCGCCCGAGGCGCGGAGCATCGAGGCGTTCTCCGCCGCCGTCCAGTGGCTCATCATCCCCTTCATGGTCGTCGCGGGGACCAACTTCGCCCTGTTTTGGCACGCGCTGACGGGCGACCCGAAACGGCTTCCCGGCGACTCCGAGTTCCGATTCTACGTCGGTGCGATGGCCGTCCTCACAGGGCTAGTGGCGGCGGTTCTGTTCGTCGGGCACGGAATTTCGACGGCCGTTCCCGCGGGCGGGACGTACGACGCCGCCTACCTCGACGGTATTCGGGCGACACTCGTCGGCCACGTCGAACCGTCGCTCAGACACGCGGCGTTTCAGGTCGTCTCGCTAGTGACCACGACCGGGTACGCCAGTATCGACTTCAACGCGTGGGGACCGTCGGCGCAGTATCTCCTCCTCTTCGGGATGTTCATCGGTGGGTCCGCCGGGTCCACCGGTGGGGGTATCAAGGTCGTTCGGTGGTATATCATCCTGAAGTCGATTCGGCGGGAACTGTTCACGACGGCACACCCCGAGGCCGTGCGCCCGGTCAGACTCGCCGGCCGGACGGTCGACGAGCGGGCCATCCGTGGTGTCTACGCCTTTACGCTCCTGTACTTCGTGCTGTTTTTCGTTGCGACGGCGCTGCTCTTCCTCGACGCGGCCCGGATGGACCTCTCGCTGTCGGTGCTCGAAGTCATGAGCGCCGTCGCCGCGACCCTCGGCAACGTCGGGCCGGGATTCGGTCTCGTGGGACCGATGGGGAGTTATCTCGACTTCTCGTCACCGGCGAAGCTCTTCATGATCGTCCTGATGTGGATTGGACGGCTGGAAATCCTACCGGTGTTGGTCGTCCTGACGCCCGAATACTGGCGCCAGTAG
- a CDS encoding TrkH family potassium uptake protein, with product MPRRRTVAGVPADLATIARDVGSLLVMQAALMALSVGVALLAREYYAAEAFLFAAAVTAGVGVAARRRFAAAPEPRLKHGMVVAASGWFCTAVFGALPFFLTATMTPQAVASGFVPAGADYAASSLYVFRDPVHALFESMSGWTGSGLTMAVHEPSLPRTIQWWRSLIQYVGGVGVIVLTVTILSRPGSGSYALYRSETREERIHPSIVSTVRTVWKLFLGYTLLSIVALFLAIRASDYGSSLPLWQAGWQALNHAMTGLSTGGFSVTDNSIATYDSPLIETVLLPVMTLGAIAFPVHYAVLGDRDVRQLWTDIQTRWLFVLLVVGAIALSVQNAVTLPTGAFTGTANYASLRSLGIAAPVVDAIRDSTFQFVSALSCTGFQSSPIDRWAAGGKLLVAGAMTLGGAAGSTVGGLKIIRGYTIVRGIKWQFSRVFLPSNAVVNARIGDRLLDRETMEREFSEAAIVSLLWLLFLAASSLLLVNVAGPEFTYADALFEVASAQGNVGLSTGITGPTMPVVAEGAFVVNMWIGRLEIIPVLVFVRSMLYGLNP from the coding sequence ATGCCCCGGCGTCGCACCGTCGCCGGCGTCCCCGCCGACCTCGCGACCATCGCCCGAGACGTGGGGTCGCTCCTGGTGATGCAGGCGGCGCTGATGGCGCTCTCGGTGGGCGTGGCGTTGCTCGCCCGCGAGTACTACGCGGCAGAGGCGTTCCTGTTCGCCGCGGCGGTGACGGCCGGCGTCGGCGTCGCGGCCCGCCGTCGCTTCGCCGCCGCCCCCGAGCCACGACTCAAACACGGCATGGTCGTGGCGGCGTCCGGGTGGTTCTGTACGGCCGTCTTCGGCGCCCTCCCCTTCTTCCTGACCGCGACGATGACGCCACAGGCCGTCGCCTCGGGGTTCGTTCCCGCCGGCGCCGACTACGCGGCGTCGAGTCTCTACGTCTTTCGTGACCCCGTCCACGCTCTTTTCGAGAGCATGAGCGGGTGGACCGGGAGCGGTCTCACGATGGCCGTCCACGAACCGTCGCTCCCGCGGACGATTCAGTGGTGGCGGTCGCTCATCCAGTACGTCGGCGGGGTGGGTGTCATCGTGCTGACGGTGACGATTCTCTCCCGGCCCGGAAGCGGGAGTTACGCCCTCTACCGGAGTGAGACGCGAGAGGAACGCATCCACCCGAGCATCGTCTCGACGGTGCGGACGGTCTGGAAGCTCTTCCTCGGCTACACGCTGCTCTCTATCGTGGCGCTCTTTCTCGCCATCCGCGCGAGCGACTACGGGTCCTCGCTCCCGCTCTGGCAGGCGGGCTGGCAGGCACTCAACCACGCGATGACGGGGCTGTCGACCGGCGGATTCAGCGTCACCGACAACTCCATCGCCACCTACGATTCGCCGCTCATCGAGACGGTGTTGCTGCCCGTGATGACTCTCGGCGCCATCGCCTTCCCCGTCCACTACGCCGTCCTCGGAGACCGAGACGTGCGCCAGCTCTGGACCGACATCCAGACCCGGTGGCTGTTCGTCCTCCTCGTCGTCGGCGCCATCGCGCTGTCGGTTCAGAACGCTGTCACGCTCCCGACGGGCGCGTTCACCGGGACGGCGAACTACGCCAGTCTCCGCTCGCTTGGCATCGCGGCGCCAGTCGTGGACGCGATTCGCGACTCGACCTTCCAGTTCGTCAGCGCCCTCTCGTGTACGGGGTTCCAGTCGTCGCCCATCGATCGCTGGGCCGCGGGCGGGAAACTGCTCGTCGCGGGCGCGATGACGCTCGGTGGAGCGGCGGGGTCGACGGTCGGCGGCCTGAAAATCATCCGCGGCTACACCATCGTCCGCGGCATCAAGTGGCAGTTCTCGCGGGTGTTCCTGCCGTCGAACGCCGTGGTGAACGCACGCATCGGCGACCGACTCCTCGACCGCGAGACGATGGAACGAGAGTTCAGCGAGGCGGCCATCGTCTCCCTGCTGTGGCTACTCTTTCTCGCCGCGAGTAGCCTCCTCCTCGTCAACGTCGCCGGACCGGAGTTTACCTACGCCGACGCGCTCTTCGAGGTGGCGAGTGCACAGGGGAACGTCGGCCTCTCGACGGGTATCACCGGGCCGACGATGCCCGTCGTCGCCGAGGGAGCCTTCGTCGTCAATATGTGGATCGGACGGCTGGAAATCATTCCAGTGCTCGTCTTCGTTCGGTCGATGCTCTACGGCCTGAATCCGTGA
- a CDS encoding potassium channel family protein, with protein sequence MYIVIVGAGDIGTPLIEVATSGGNEVVVVEHDEERAERAAHYDCLVINDDATVKETLVDAGADRADALISTTDRDAVNIMVCLLSQELEVPNVVSVVHNPEHMSLFERVGVNTMQNPQRLIAEYLYRAVERPSIVDYMQVGEEAEVFEIDVDAGAPMAGTTISEAAQAGLLDDDLFIVAIERPDAESPVVPRGSTTIRAGDRLTVYAAAGVTDGVTSAFDTGDE encoded by the coding sequence ATGTATATCGTCATCGTCGGCGCCGGCGACATCGGCACGCCGCTGATCGAAGTCGCCACGAGCGGCGGCAACGAGGTGGTCGTCGTCGAACACGACGAAGAGCGCGCCGAACGCGCCGCTCACTACGACTGTCTGGTCATCAACGACGACGCGACGGTCAAGGAGACGCTCGTCGACGCGGGCGCCGACCGGGCCGACGCGCTCATCTCGACGACGGACCGCGACGCGGTCAACATCATGGTCTGCCTGCTGAGTCAGGAACTCGAGGTGCCGAACGTCGTCTCGGTTGTCCACAATCCCGAGCACATGAGCCTGTTCGAGCGAGTGGGCGTCAACACGATGCAGAACCCGCAGCGACTCATCGCCGAGTACCTGTATCGCGCCGTTGAGCGCCCCTCCATCGTCGACTACATGCAGGTCGGCGAGGAAGCGGAGGTGTTCGAAATCGACGTGGACGCGGGCGCGCCCATGGCGGGCACGACGATTTCCGAAGCCGCGCAGGCGGGCTTGCTCGACGACGACCTCTTCATCGTCGCCATCGAGCGCCCGGACGCGGAGTCGCCAGTCGTCCCCCGCGGGAGCACGACGATTCGCGCCGGTGACAGGCTGACGGTCTACGCCGCGGCGGGCGTGACCGACGGCGTCACGTCGGCGTTCGACACCGGGGACGAGTGA
- the gatA gene encoding Asp-tRNA(Asn)/Glu-tRNA(Gln) amidotransferase subunit GatA — MSHDAFITETDIKGADDGPLADRTVAVKDNISTAGVRTTCGSEMLADYVPPYDATVVERLKDAGATIVGKTNMDEFGMGTTTETSAFGPTKNPVDESRVPGGSSGGSAAAVAAGEADIALGSDTGGSVRCPAAFCGVVGIKPTYGLVSRYGLVAYANSLEQIGPLASTVEGAAEALDVIAGPDERDATTREAGADTDYASAADGDVDGLTIGVPTELVEGADERVVETFEAALDDLESQGAEVKDVSLPAVERAVQAYYVIAMSEASSNLARFDGVRYGPDTDAEGNWNESFAAVREEGFGDEVKRRVLLGTYALSAGYHDKYYAKAQDARAWLKQEFDDALSEADVLASPTMPVLPFELGESLDDPLQLYLADANTVPVNLANLPAISVPAGEADGLPVGLQLIGPAFGEREIIRAASALE, encoded by the coding sequence ATGAGCCACGACGCGTTCATCACCGAGACGGACATCAAGGGCGCCGACGACGGCCCCCTCGCGGACCGCACCGTCGCCGTCAAGGACAACATCTCGACGGCAGGCGTCCGGACCACCTGTGGCTCCGAGATGCTCGCCGACTACGTGCCGCCGTACGACGCGACGGTCGTCGAACGCCTGAAAGACGCGGGCGCGACCATCGTCGGCAAGACCAACATGGACGAGTTCGGGATGGGGACGACGACGGAGACGTCGGCGTTCGGCCCGACCAAGAACCCCGTCGACGAGTCCCGAGTGCCCGGCGGGTCCTCCGGCGGGAGCGCCGCCGCCGTCGCCGCCGGCGAGGCCGACATCGCCCTCGGCAGCGACACCGGTGGCTCCGTCCGCTGTCCCGCCGCGTTCTGCGGCGTCGTCGGCATCAAGCCGACGTACGGACTGGTCTCCCGGTACGGACTGGTCGCCTACGCCAACTCGCTGGAACAGATCGGCCCGCTGGCGTCCACCGTCGAGGGCGCCGCCGAGGCCCTCGACGTCATCGCCGGCCCCGACGAACGCGACGCCACGACGCGCGAGGCGGGCGCCGACACCGACTACGCGAGCGCCGCTGACGGCGACGTAGACGGCCTCACCATCGGCGTCCCGACGGAACTGGTCGAGGGCGCCGACGAACGCGTCGTCGAAACGTTCGAGGCCGCCCTCGACGACCTGGAGTCACAGGGCGCCGAGGTCAAGGACGTGAGCCTCCCCGCCGTCGAGCGCGCGGTGCAGGCGTACTACGTCATCGCGATGTCCGAGGCGTCGTCGAACCTCGCGCGCTTCGACGGCGTGCGCTACGGCCCCGACACCGACGCCGAGGGCAACTGGAACGAATCCTTCGCGGCGGTCCGCGAGGAGGGCTTCGGCGACGAGGTCAAGCGCCGCGTCCTCCTCGGGACGTACGCGCTCTCCGCCGGATATCACGACAAGTACTACGCGAAGGCACAGGACGCCCGCGCGTGGCTCAAACAGGAGTTCGACGACGCGCTCAGCGAGGCGGACGTGCTCGCGTCGCCGACGATGCCCGTGCTCCCCTTCGAACTCGGCGAGAGCCTCGACGACCCGCTCCAGCTCTACCTCGCCGACGCCAACACGGTGCCGGTCAATCTCGCCAACCTGCCCGCCATCTCCGTGCCAGCGGGCGAAGCCGACGGCCTGCCCGTCGGCCTGCAGCTGATCGGCCCCGCGTTCGGCGAACGCGAGATCATTCGCGCGGCGAGCGCGCTGGAGTGA
- a CDS encoding alkaline phosphatase PhoX, whose protein sequence is MVDLTRRSLMATSVAAALGASVSGVASAEEVAETDTPGAPSVKGELKRFSTTAFGAEVTGPFVFDDGSFLYSLQHPEGENPEPFGRAAVGYFSGFQFSFDGSNDDFTEVGIPDTEAKQRQIRSESGDYEILFQGREPIRGGEARLGVTQTPDGTDITQDTFAGTQYGGAATNPDCNQFVPTNDEGTEGYLFTNWENSPGCISRVFISQDGEGEWSADLDDAMNLTNTSSFRDIGGTRINCYGDLSPWETMISSEENYAHTRVSLTNTVGDIVENGSGEGLVGGCQFWNRPNPTEISGAIDTYADDGDVDTNWSPQGYWALTGVEFLAYHLGAEPSDQSGEDNLATTPIDDVYPNPYRYGYHVDIRQPAAETPDPIKYWVMGRSAWESPDIQGDRKTVYSCADGDSKGIYKFVADEPIDSYDDTDDIAGTLYAPKITNDAANASEAGQRNSPAQTPLEIEWIELGHATNGEVESWIAEYDDVTQVDYLETHAETSWQNDPAAALKEADLEVIENGNQNYITNEEIVRWAEQYEANGPDGVDEELRRVPFLETRAAAKEIGASIEFNKAEGVDSVDDSQPGDLVYFGISEFNDDLANDEGDIQMDRVDGGVVYRAELEPNYNVSTLEPVITGPDFTDGPEDADDALRNIDNVYTMRDGRVICCEDGFGGPARSYPNDGLYVFQPNVMLDVDSMAVGYGQTGEVELTASALPTGFSGGELTVSVTNPDVATITGVEFPENLGLTESSASTDGSSVTIRVADTDRAIQSGGRKIPLATLTVRGVDTGTTDLQVEVESLDNEDGNAIDTEARSGVLVTGPPTVTGGSAPTDPDGDGFYEDLNGNGRLDYEDIEILFDNFDADSVTMNKSAYDFNENGRLDFDDIVDLYGEVN, encoded by the coding sequence ATGGTCGATCTAACTCGACGCAGCTTGATGGCGACGTCAGTCGCCGCGGCACTCGGGGCTAGCGTCTCCGGGGTCGCGAGCGCAGAGGAAGTAGCAGAGACGGACACGCCGGGCGCGCCGAGCGTCAAGGGGGAACTCAAGCGGTTCTCGACGACGGCGTTCGGTGCCGAGGTGACGGGTCCGTTCGTCTTCGACGACGGCTCGTTCCTGTACAGCCTCCAGCACCCCGAGGGCGAGAATCCGGAGCCATTCGGCCGGGCGGCAGTCGGTTACTTCAGCGGCTTCCAGTTCTCTTTCGACGGGTCCAACGACGACTTCACCGAAGTCGGGATTCCGGACACCGAAGCCAAACAGCGACAGATTCGGTCCGAATCCGGCGACTACGAGATTCTGTTCCAAGGGCGCGAGCCGATTCGGGGCGGCGAGGCGCGCCTCGGCGTGACGCAGACGCCGGACGGCACCGACATCACACAGGACACCTTCGCGGGCACGCAGTACGGCGGGGCGGCGACGAACCCCGACTGCAACCAGTTCGTTCCCACGAACGACGAGGGCACCGAGGGGTATCTCTTCACCAACTGGGAGAACAGCCCCGGGTGCATCTCGCGGGTCTTCATCAGTCAGGACGGGGAGGGCGAGTGGAGCGCCGACCTAGACGACGCGATGAACCTGACGAACACGTCGTCGTTCCGCGATATCGGCGGCACGCGCATCAACTGCTACGGCGACCTCAGCCCGTGGGAGACGATGATTTCCTCCGAGGAGAACTACGCCCACACCCGTGTCTCACTCACCAACACGGTCGGCGACATCGTCGAGAACGGGAGCGGTGAGGGGCTCGTGGGTGGCTGTCAGTTCTGGAACCGCCCGAACCCGACCGAGATTTCCGGTGCCATCGACACCTACGCCGACGACGGCGACGTCGACACCAACTGGAGTCCGCAGGGGTACTGGGCACTCACCGGGGTCGAGTTCCTCGCGTACCACCTCGGCGCGGAACCGTCCGACCAGAGCGGTGAGGACAACCTCGCCACGACGCCCATCGACGACGTCTACCCGAACCCCTACCGCTACGGCTACCACGTCGATATCCGACAACCGGCCGCCGAGACACCCGACCCGATCAAGTACTGGGTGATGGGTCGGAGCGCGTGGGAATCCCCCGATATCCAAGGCGACCGCAAGACCGTCTACAGCTGTGCCGACGGCGACAGCAAGGGTATCTACAAGTTCGTCGCCGACGAGCCAATCGACAGCTACGACGACACCGACGACATCGCGGGCACGCTCTACGCGCCGAAAATCACGAACGACGCGGCCAACGCCAGCGAGGCAGGCCAGCGCAACTCCCCGGCCCAGACCCCGCTCGAAATCGAGTGGATCGAACTCGGCCACGCCACCAACGGCGAGGTCGAATCCTGGATCGCCGAGTACGACGACGTGACGCAGGTCGACTACCTCGAAACCCACGCCGAGACCAGCTGGCAGAACGATCCCGCGGCGGCGCTGAAGGAAGCCGACCTCGAAGTCATCGAGAACGGCAACCAGAACTACATCACCAACGAGGAAATCGTCCGATGGGCCGAGCAGTACGAGGCCAACGGCCCGGACGGCGTCGATGAGGAACTCCGCCGTGTTCCCTTCCTCGAGACGCGCGCCGCGGCCAAAGAGATCGGCGCCTCCATCGAGTTCAACAAGGCCGAGGGTGTCGACAGCGTCGACGACTCCCAGCCCGGTGACCTCGTCTACTTCGGCATCTCCGAGTTCAACGACGACCTGGCAAACGACGAGGGCGATATCCAGATGGACCGCGTCGACGGCGGCGTCGTCTACCGCGCGGAGCTCGAACCCAACTACAACGTCTCGACGCTCGAACCGGTCATCACGGGGCCGGACTTCACCGACGGGCCGGAGGATGCCGACGACGCCCTCCGCAACATCGACAACGTCTACACGATGCGCGACGGGCGCGTGATCTGTTGTGAAGACGGCTTCGGCGGCCCGGCCCGCTCGTACCCCAACGACGGCCTCTACGTCTTCCAGCCGAACGTCATGCTCGACGTCGACTCGATGGCCGTCGGCTACGGCCAGACGGGCGAGGTCGAACTCACCGCCTCGGCGCTGCCGACCGGCTTCTCCGGCGGCGAACTCACGGTGTCGGTCACCAACCCGGACGTGGCCACCATCACGGGCGTCGAGTTCCCCGAGAACCTCGGCCTGACCGAGAGCTCGGCCAGTACCGACGGGTCGAGCGTGACGATTCGCGTCGCGGACACGGACCGAGCGATTCAGAGCGGCGGGCGGAAGATTCCGCTCGCCACGCTGACGGTCCGCGGCGTCGATACGGGGACGACGGACCTGCAGGTCGAGGTGGAGAGCCTCGACAACGAGGACGGCAACGCCATCGACACCGAGGCGCGGTCGGGAGTGCTCGTCACCGGTCCGCCGACGGTCACGGGCGGAAGTGCCCCGACCGACCCCGACGGCGACGGGTTCTACGAGGACCTCAACGGCAACGGCCGCCTCGACTACGAGGACATCGAAATCCTCTTCGACAACTTCGACGCCGACAGCGTGACGATGAACAAGTCGGCCTACGACTTCAACGAGAACGGCCGCCTCGACTTCGACGACATCGTCGACCTCTACGGAGAGGTCAACTGA